In Pseudomonas fluorescens, the following are encoded in one genomic region:
- a CDS encoding sodium:solute symporter, producing the protein MALDLFVVLIYAAAMLILGYYGMRKAKTHEDYLVAGRNLGPSLYMGTMAATVLGGASTVGTVRLGYVHGISGFWLCAALGCGIIALNLFLAKPLLKLKVFTVTQVLEKRYNPMARTASATIMLAYALMIGVVSILAIGTVLQVLFDLPFWVSVLVGGGIVVIYSTIGGMWSLTLTDIVQFGIQTVGLMFLLLPICLFRVGGWDQLVAQLPAASFSFTSIGWDTIITYFMIYFFGILIGQDIWQRVFTAKSEKVAKYAGTSAGIYCIIYGLVCALIGMAAHVLIPDLDNVNNAFAAIVKVSLPDGIRGLVIAAALAAMMSTASAGLLAASTTLTEDLLPKLRGGKESNIATNRLFTLLTGIVVLGIALVVNDVISALTLAYNLLVGGMLIPLMGAIFWKRATTAGAIAAMALGFITALIFMFKDGMDANSPIYFSLGVSLVSFVLVSLLSRRPVTVASAA; encoded by the coding sequence ATGGCTTTGGATTTATTCGTCGTACTCATCTACGCCGCCGCGATGCTGATACTCGGCTACTACGGCATGCGCAAGGCCAAGACCCACGAGGACTACCTGGTCGCCGGTCGTAACCTCGGCCCGAGCCTGTACATGGGCACTATGGCCGCCACCGTCCTCGGCGGTGCGTCCACCGTGGGCACCGTGCGTCTGGGCTACGTGCACGGCATCTCCGGTTTCTGGCTCTGCGCCGCACTGGGTTGCGGGATCATCGCGCTGAACCTGTTCCTCGCCAAACCTTTGCTGAAACTGAAAGTGTTCACCGTCACCCAGGTGCTGGAAAAACGCTATAACCCAATGGCCCGCACCGCCAGCGCGACTATCATGCTGGCCTACGCCCTGATGATCGGCGTGGTTTCAATCCTGGCCATTGGCACCGTACTGCAAGTACTGTTCGACCTGCCATTCTGGGTCTCTGTACTGGTGGGTGGCGGTATCGTCGTAATCTACTCGACCATCGGCGGCATGTGGTCGTTGACCCTGACCGATATTGTGCAGTTCGGTATCCAGACCGTCGGCCTGATGTTCCTGCTTCTGCCGATCTGCCTGTTCCGTGTTGGTGGCTGGGATCAACTGGTTGCCCAACTGCCGGCTGCAAGCTTCAGCTTCACCAGCATTGGCTGGGACACCATCATCACCTACTTCATGATCTACTTCTTCGGCATCCTGATCGGTCAGGACATCTGGCAACGGGTGTTCACCGCCAAGAGCGAAAAAGTGGCGAAGTACGCCGGTACTTCGGCAGGCATCTACTGCATCATCTACGGCCTGGTTTGCGCACTGATCGGTATGGCTGCACACGTGCTGATCCCGGACCTGGACAACGTCAACAACGCCTTCGCCGCTATCGTCAAAGTCTCGCTGCCGGACGGCATCCGTGGCCTGGTGATCGCTGCGGCCCTGGCGGCCATGATGTCCACCGCCAGCGCCGGCTTGCTGGCTGCGTCCACCACCTTGACCGAAGACCTGCTGCCAAAGCTGCGCGGTGGTAAAGAGTCGAACATTGCTACCAACCGCTTGTTCACCCTGCTGACCGGCATTGTCGTGCTGGGCATCGCATTGGTGGTGAATGACGTCATCAGCGCGCTGACCCTGGCCTACAACCTGCTGGTAGGAGGCATGCTGATCCCGCTGATGGGTGCGATCTTCTGGAAACGCGCCACCACGGCCGGTGCAATCGCCGCCATGGCATTGGGCTTTATTACCGCCCTGATATTCATGTTCAAGGACGGAATGGATGCCAACTCGCCGATCTACTTCAGCCTCGGTGTAAGCCTGGTGAGCTTCGTGCTGGTCAGCCTGCTGTCCCGTCGCCCGGTGACTGTGGCCAGCGCGGCCTAA
- a CDS encoding cytosine permease codes for MNNKNNEKSLSSIETNGVEQIPDNERDAKPSDLFRLIFGGANTFATAVLGSFPVLFGLSFQAGVWAIVLGVVLGSLILAPMGLFGPINGTNNAVSSGAHFGVHGRIVGSFLSLLTAIAFFSLSVWSSGDALVGGAKRLIDLPETDLTLGLAYGLFALLVLTVCIYGFRFMLWVNRIAVWAASLLFLLGVFAFAPAFDSQYAGTVAMGQAGFWAAFIGAALVAMSNPISFGAFLGDWSRYIPRDTPKGRIMASVIAAQLATLIPFLFGLVTATIVAVKAPDYIAANNYVGGLLAVSPSWFFLPVCLIAVIGGMSTGTTSLYGTGLDMSSVFPRVLSRVKATLLIGVMSIAFIFIGRFAANLVQSVSTFAVLIITCTTPWMVIMIIGLLVRRGFYCPDDLQVFTRGEKGGRYWFTHGWNWRGLGAWIPSAAVGLCFVNLPGQFVGPLGEMAGGIDISLPVTLGLASLVYLALLGLFPESSAVFGPNDPRSKSTDSLAKPAMRQAA; via the coding sequence ATGAATAACAAAAACAATGAAAAAAGCCTTAGCAGCATCGAAACAAACGGGGTCGAACAGATCCCGGACAATGAGCGTGACGCCAAGCCCAGCGATCTGTTTCGCCTGATCTTCGGCGGCGCCAACACCTTTGCCACCGCCGTGCTCGGCAGTTTCCCGGTGCTGTTCGGCCTGTCCTTTCAGGCTGGCGTCTGGGCGATTGTGCTGGGCGTGGTACTCGGCTCGCTGATCCTGGCGCCGATGGGCCTGTTCGGACCTATCAACGGCACCAACAACGCCGTTTCTTCCGGTGCGCACTTCGGCGTGCACGGGCGAATCGTCGGTTCGTTCCTGTCGCTGTTGACCGCTATCGCGTTCTTCTCGCTCTCCGTCTGGAGTTCGGGCGATGCGTTGGTGGGCGGTGCCAAACGCCTGATCGATCTGCCGGAAACCGATCTGACCCTGGGCCTGGCCTACGGTCTGTTCGCGCTGCTGGTATTGACCGTGTGCATCTATGGCTTCCGCTTCATGCTGTGGGTCAACCGCATTGCGGTGTGGGCGGCCAGTCTGCTGTTCCTGCTGGGGGTTTTCGCTTTCGCCCCTGCATTCGACAGCCAGTACGCCGGCACCGTCGCCATGGGCCAGGCCGGTTTCTGGGCTGCGTTCATCGGGGCAGCATTGGTCGCCATGAGCAACCCGATCTCCTTCGGTGCGTTCCTCGGTGACTGGTCGCGCTACATCCCGCGTGATACGCCCAAAGGCCGGATCATGGCGTCGGTGATCGCCGCGCAACTCGCCACGCTGATTCCGTTCCTGTTCGGCCTCGTCACCGCCACCATCGTTGCGGTCAAGGCACCGGACTACATCGCAGCCAACAACTATGTCGGCGGCCTGCTGGCGGTATCGCCGAGCTGGTTCTTCCTGCCGGTGTGCCTGATCGCGGTCATCGGCGGCATGTCCACCGGCACCACCTCGCTCTACGGCACCGGCCTGGACATGTCCAGCGTGTTCCCTCGGGTGCTGTCGCGGGTCAAGGCCACGCTGCTGATCGGTGTGATGTCGATTGCCTTCATCTTCATCGGGCGCTTCGCGGCCAACCTGGTGCAGAGCGTGTCGACCTTCGCGGTGCTGATCATCACCTGCACCACCCCGTGGATGGTGATCATGATCATCGGCCTGCTGGTGCGTCGCGGCTTCTACTGCCCGGATGACCTGCAAGTATTCACCCGCGGCGAGAAAGGTGGCCGCTACTGGTTCACCCACGGCTGGAACTGGCGTGGCCTGGGTGCCTGGATCCCGAGCGCGGCCGTCGGCCTGTGCTTCGTGAACCTGCCGGGTCAGTTTGTCGGGCCGCTGGGCGAAATGGCCGGTGGTATCGACATCAGCCTGCCGGTGACCCTGGGCCTGGCCTCGCTGGTGTACCTGGCACTGCTGGGCCTGTTCCCGGAATCGAGTGCAGTGTTCGGTCCGAACGACCCTCGCAGCAAGAGCACGGATTCGCTCGCTAAACCGGCGATGCGTCAAGCCGCCTGA
- a CDS encoding acyl carrier protein — protein MKEAALRAVVHRYISRLLEGRDDFDDNASLAQLGLDKKDIEELIFHLEDELDVTAFTAEEDRMLKTARTANDLSRFLLEIGRY, from the coding sequence ATGAAAGAAGCCGCCCTTCGTGCTGTCGTACATCGCTACATCAGCCGCCTGCTGGAAGGTCGGGATGACTTCGACGACAACGCCAGCCTGGCGCAGTTGGGATTGGATAAAAAAGATATCGAAGAGCTGATCTTCCATCTGGAAGATGAACTGGATGTCACGGCGTTTACCGCGGAGGAAGACCGGATGCTCAAGACCGCCAGGACGGCGAATGATTTGAGCCGGTTCTTGCTGGAGATCGGGCGGTACTAA
- a CDS encoding DTW domain-containing protein: MSRIQCPRCLRPQSHCLCPLIPSLDSRTRVLLLQHPSEVNHALNTARLAALGLKNADLIVGEVFEDLPALLNQPGYRARLLFPGENAQPMQACAATDEPLLLVVPDGTWRKARKMLHLNPLLAALPRVTLAEGGVSRYRLRKAPGPGALSTVEAIVQALETLEAPATFAPLLKPFEALIEGQIAAMGEEVYQRNHADR; this comes from the coding sequence ATGTCCAGAATTCAATGTCCGCGCTGCCTGCGCCCGCAAAGCCACTGCCTGTGCCCGTTGATCCCGAGCCTCGACAGCCGCACCCGGGTACTGTTGTTGCAGCATCCGAGCGAAGTGAATCATGCGTTGAACACCGCGCGTCTGGCGGCGCTTGGGTTGAAGAATGCCGATTTGATCGTCGGCGAGGTATTCGAGGATTTGCCGGCGCTGTTGAATCAGCCGGGGTATCGGGCGCGGTTGCTGTTTCCCGGCGAAAATGCCCAGCCGATGCAGGCTTGTGCCGCGACAGACGAACCCTTGTTGCTGGTGGTCCCCGACGGCACCTGGCGCAAGGCGCGCAAGATGTTGCACCTCAATCCGCTGCTGGCGGCGCTGCCGAGGGTGACACTGGCCGAGGGTGGTGTGTCCCGTTATCGGCTGCGCAAGGCGCCGGGGCCGGGAGCGTTGTCGACGGTGGAGGCGATTGTGCAGGCGCTGGAAACCCTCGAAGCGCCGGCGACGTTTGCGCCGTTGCTGAAGCCGTTCGAGGCGTTGATCGAGGGGCAGATTGCGGCGATGGGGGAGGAGGTTTACCAGCGTAACCATGCCGACAGGTGA
- a CDS encoding HlyD family type I secretion periplasmic adaptor subunit, protein MSADQGSRGYFDSFNKSAETEFMPETAGASLQDSPRWSRITVWLAAALVVSALLWAKFAVLQEVTTGEGKAIPSSKVQVIQNLEGGIVTEIFVREGQMVNKGDTLLRLDDTRYLSNKGESEADRYALTAQVERLSAEAEGRPFKLSEEVIAKAPQVAEDERSLYEQRQRRLASEQRTLTEQLRQKTQELAEFRSKQGQFSSSLALLQQEMNMSTPLVGTGAVSPVEILRLKRSAVEIRGSLNATTLAIPRAESAINEIKSKIDESEQTFRSEAAKELNEKRTDLSKITASSIAIDDRVTRTTVVSPVHGIIKVLKVNTIGGVVQPGSDMVEIVPLEDNLLIEAKVRPQDVAFLHPGQKAMVKFSAYDYTIYGGLSAKLELIGADTITDDKGNSFYLIQVRTDKNHLGGDVKPLLIIPGMVATVDIITGEKTVLDYLLKPVLKARTEAMRER, encoded by the coding sequence ATGTCTGCCGATCAAGGATCCCGTGGCTACTTCGACAGTTTCAACAAAAGTGCCGAAACCGAGTTCATGCCGGAAACAGCCGGCGCCTCCTTGCAGGACTCACCGCGCTGGTCGCGAATCACCGTGTGGCTGGCCGCCGCGCTGGTGGTCAGCGCACTGCTCTGGGCCAAGTTCGCCGTGTTGCAGGAAGTGACCACGGGCGAAGGCAAGGCGATTCCGTCGAGCAAGGTCCAGGTGATCCAGAACCTGGAGGGCGGCATCGTCACTGAAATTTTCGTCCGTGAAGGACAAATGGTGAACAAGGGCGACACCTTGCTGCGCCTGGATGACACCCGCTACCTGTCGAACAAGGGTGAAAGCGAAGCCGATCGCTATGCCTTGACCGCGCAGGTCGAACGGCTTTCGGCCGAAGCCGAAGGCCGGCCGTTCAAGCTGTCGGAAGAAGTGATCGCCAAGGCCCCGCAAGTGGCCGAAGACGAGCGCTCGCTGTACGAGCAACGGCAACGGCGCCTGGCCAGCGAGCAGCGCACCCTGACCGAGCAACTTCGGCAAAAAACCCAGGAGTTGGCAGAGTTCCGTTCGAAACAGGGGCAGTTCAGCTCCAGCCTGGCGTTGCTGCAACAGGAAATGAACATGTCCACGCCGCTGGTGGGCACGGGTGCGGTATCACCGGTGGAAATCCTGCGGCTCAAACGCAGCGCAGTGGAGATTCGCGGCTCATTGAACGCCACCACCCTGGCGATTCCACGGGCGGAATCGGCGATCAACGAGATCAAAAGCAAGATTGATGAATCGGAACAGACCTTCCGCTCGGAAGCCGCCAAAGAGCTGAACGAGAAACGCACCGACCTGTCGAAAATCACGGCCTCTAGCATCGCCATCGACGACCGCGTGACCCGCACCACCGTGGTATCGCCGGTGCACGGCATCATCAAGGTGTTGAAGGTCAACACCATCGGCGGCGTGGTCCAGCCCGGCAGTGACATGGTGGAAATCGTGCCGCTGGAAGACAACCTGCTGATCGAAGCCAAGGTCCGCCCGCAGGACGTTGCATTCCTGCATCCGGGCCAGAAAGCCATGGTCAAGTTCAGTGCCTACGACTACACCATCTACGGCGGCCTGAGCGCCAAACTGGAACTGATCGGCGCCGACACCATCACCGACGACAAAGGCAACAGCTTCTATCTGATACAGGTGCGTACCGACAAAAACCATTTGGGCGGGGATGTGAAGCCGCTGCTGATCATCCCGGGGATGGTGGCGACGGTGGACATTATTACCGGGGAGAAAACGGTACTGGATTACTTGCTTAAACCGGTGTTGAAAGCGCGGACCGAGGCGATGCGGGAAAGGTAG
- the speB gene encoding agmatinase, with the protein MDKILHQPLGGNEMPRFGGIATMMRLPHLNTAAGLDAAFVGVPLDIGTSLRPGTRFGPREIRAESVMIRPYNMATGAAPFDSLSVADIGDIAINTFNLLDAVRIIEESYDNILEHDVIPLTLGGDHTITLPILRAIHKKHGKVGLVHIDAHADVNDHMFGEKIAHGTTFRRAVEEGLLDPDRVVQIGLRAQGYTADDFNWSRNQGFRVVQAEECWHKSLEPLMAEVREKVGGGPVYLSFDIDGIDPAWAPGTGTPEIGGLTTIQAIEIVRGCQGLDLVGCDLVEVSPAYDTTGNTSLLAANLLYEMLCVLPGVVHR; encoded by the coding sequence GTGGACAAGATTCTTCACCAACCACTGGGCGGCAACGAAATGCCGCGCTTCGGCGGCATCGCCACCATGATGCGACTCCCCCATTTGAATACCGCTGCCGGCCTGGACGCTGCCTTCGTAGGCGTGCCGCTGGACATCGGTACTTCCCTGCGTCCCGGCACCCGTTTCGGACCTCGCGAAATCCGCGCGGAATCGGTGATGATCCGCCCGTACAACATGGCGACCGGCGCTGCGCCGTTCGACTCGCTGTCGGTTGCCGACATCGGCGACATCGCGATCAACACCTTCAACCTGCTGGATGCCGTGCGGATCATCGAAGAGTCCTACGACAACATCCTCGAACACGATGTGATCCCCCTGACCCTGGGCGGCGACCACACCATCACCCTGCCGATCCTGCGTGCCATCCATAAAAAGCACGGCAAGGTCGGTCTGGTGCACATCGACGCCCACGCCGATGTGAACGATCACATGTTCGGCGAGAAGATCGCCCACGGCACCACCTTCCGCCGCGCCGTTGAAGAAGGCCTGCTGGACCCGGACCGTGTCGTGCAGATCGGCCTGCGTGCCCAGGGCTACACCGCTGACGACTTCAACTGGAGCCGCAACCAGGGCTTCCGTGTGGTTCAGGCCGAAGAGTGCTGGCACAAGTCACTAGAGCCTTTGATGGCTGAAGTCCGCGAGAAGGTCGGCGGCGGCCCGGTATACCTGAGCTTCGACATCGACGGTATCGACCCGGCCTGGGCACCTGGCACCGGCACCCCGGAAATCGGCGGTCTGACGACCATTCAGGCGATCGAGATCGTTCGTGGCTGCCAAGGCCTCGACCTGGTCGGTTGCGATCTGGTAGAAGTCTCGCCCGCTTACGACACCACCGGCAACACCTCGCTGCTGGCCGCCAACCTGCTGTACGAAATGCTCTGCGTACTGCCTGGCGTAGTCCACCGCTGA
- a CDS encoding MBL fold metallo-hydrolase, whose protein sequence is MKIVSRNQWFEVKPLSDGIRLIHEPYIRPFYRCNLWHIQGRDKDLLLDSGSGLVSLREQLPWITERPLVAVASHCHFDHIAGHHEFAERLVHPAEADILAAPDGNNDLSKAFVGDDMFEAHPDCPLCYAEYRVKAAPATGFVEDGDVLDLGNRVLQVVHTPGHSPGGICLYEAATETLFSGDIIYDGPLIENAYHSNLDDYARSLQRLRELSIRTVHGGHFGSFSGEHLRNMIDEWQRSHG, encoded by the coding sequence ATGAAGATTGTTTCTCGCAACCAGTGGTTCGAGGTGAAACCACTCAGTGACGGCATCCGCCTGATTCACGAGCCGTACATCCGCCCCTTCTACCGCTGCAACCTCTGGCACATCCAGGGCCGCGACAAAGACCTGCTGCTGGACAGCGGCTCGGGCCTGGTCAGCCTGCGCGAACAGCTGCCGTGGATCACCGAACGGCCGCTGGTGGCCGTGGCCAGCCACTGCCATTTCGATCACATCGCCGGCCATCACGAATTTGCTGAACGGCTGGTGCACCCGGCCGAGGCGGACATTCTCGCCGCACCCGATGGCAACAATGACCTGAGCAAAGCCTTCGTCGGCGACGACATGTTCGAGGCGCACCCCGATTGCCCGCTGTGCTACGCCGAATACCGGGTCAAGGCCGCACCGGCCACGGGGTTTGTCGAAGACGGAGATGTGCTGGACCTGGGCAATCGGGTGTTGCAGGTCGTGCACACACCGGGACACTCACCGGGCGGCATCTGCCTGTACGAAGCCGCCACCGAGACCTTGTTCAGCGGCGACATCATCTACGACGGCCCGCTGATCGAAAACGCCTACCACTCCAACCTCGATGACTACGCCCGCAGCCTGCAACGCTTGCGTGAGCTGTCGATCCGCACGGTGCATGGCGGGCATTTCGGCAGTTTTTCCGGGGAGCACTTGCGCAACATGATTGACGAGTGGCAGCGCTCACACGGCTAA
- a CDS encoding PA1414 family protein encodes MKEKIQNWLHDLGVALGLIEPPLQPVPVRTDDEQRRRQQRRR; translated from the coding sequence ATGAAAGAGAAAATCCAAAACTGGCTGCATGACCTGGGCGTGGCTCTCGGTTTGATCGAACCGCCTCTGCAACCTGTGCCTGTTCGTACTGACGACGAACAGCGTCGGCGCCAGCAGCGACGCCGGTAA
- a CDS encoding LysR family transcriptional regulator, whose product MANALPDLKLLRIFVSVVRHQGFANAQQELNLSTSAISTYMSQLEAALGLVLCHRGRGGFSLTSKGELFHQETLRLLGELEGFEQYAAALKGELRGTLNLGVIDSTVSDKALPFAEAIGAYSQEHPAVHLHLSVMSPYELQLGVQDNRLDLAIGAFSTRMSGLVYMPLYREQHWLYCSTRHPLFNERRIPEQVITQQRMVGRGYWSQAELARHGFKHSAATVESMEAQLILVLSGAYIGYLPEHYAQAWADKGDLRVLLPATFGYQAPFSMIVRRGRSREPLIQTFRDLLKAQLNQA is encoded by the coding sequence ATGGCCAACGCTTTACCCGACCTGAAACTATTGCGCATCTTCGTCAGCGTGGTGCGCCATCAGGGGTTCGCCAACGCCCAGCAGGAGCTCAATCTCTCGACGTCGGCCATCAGCACCTACATGAGCCAGCTCGAAGCAGCCCTCGGCCTGGTGTTGTGCCATCGCGGCCGTGGCGGGTTCAGCCTGACCAGCAAGGGCGAGCTGTTCCATCAGGAAACCCTGCGTCTGTTGGGCGAACTCGAAGGCTTCGAGCAGTACGCCGCCGCCCTCAAGGGCGAGTTGCGCGGTACGTTGAACCTGGGGGTGATCGATTCCACCGTCAGCGACAAGGCCCTGCCGTTCGCGGAGGCCATCGGCGCCTACAGCCAGGAACACCCGGCCGTGCACTTGCACCTTTCGGTGATGAGCCCTTACGAATTGCAACTCGGGGTGCAGGACAACCGTCTCGACCTGGCCATCGGCGCGTTTTCCACGCGCATGAGCGGCCTGGTATACATGCCGCTGTACCGTGAACAACACTGGTTGTATTGCAGCACGCGGCATCCGCTGTTCAACGAGCGGCGCATTCCCGAGCAAGTCATCACCCAGCAGCGCATGGTTGGTCGTGGCTACTGGAGCCAGGCTGAACTGGCGCGCCACGGTTTCAAGCACAGTGCCGCGACGGTAGAAAGTATGGAAGCCCAGTTGATCCTGGTGCTGTCCGGCGCCTACATCGGTTATTTGCCGGAGCACTACGCCCAGGCCTGGGCCGACAAGGGTGACTTGCGGGTGTTGCTGCCGGCGACCTTCGGTTATCAGGCGCCGTTCTCGATGATCGTGCGCCGGGGCCGTAGCCGCGAGCCGCTGATCCAGACTTTCCGTGATCTGCTCAAAGCACAACTGAATCAGGCGTAA
- a CDS encoding LysR substrate-binding domain-containing protein → MEFSQLRIFQAVAEEGSITRAAERLHRVPSNLSTRLKQLEEQLGVELFLRERQRLQLSPAGKVLLDYTAKLFALHDEASAAVQGGQPAGDFVLGTMYSTAAIHLPGLLAHYHRLYPTVNLQVQSGPSGELLEGLLTGRLDAALVDGPLELAGLDGVPLCDERLVLISEADHPPVRSALDVQGRSVFTFRQGCSYRMRLEAWFAHNHAAMGRAMEIESYPGMLACVIAGSGVALMSESMLASLPGRESVAVHPLAEPFASATTWLMWRKGMVGANLNAWIEQQQVVFPPARVRAREIA, encoded by the coding sequence GTGGAGTTCAGCCAATTGCGCATCTTCCAGGCGGTGGCGGAGGAGGGGTCCATAACCCGTGCCGCCGAACGTCTGCATCGAGTGCCCTCGAACCTGTCGACCCGGCTCAAACAGCTGGAAGAGCAACTGGGCGTCGAACTGTTCCTGCGCGAACGTCAGCGCTTGCAGTTGTCGCCTGCGGGAAAAGTCCTGCTGGACTACACCGCCAAACTGTTTGCTTTGCACGATGAAGCCAGCGCGGCAGTGCAGGGCGGGCAACCGGCGGGCGACTTTGTGCTCGGCACCATGTACAGCACGGCGGCGATTCACCTTCCGGGGCTGTTGGCGCACTACCACCGTTTGTATCCGACGGTGAACCTGCAAGTGCAATCCGGCCCCAGCGGTGAATTGCTCGAAGGCCTGCTCACCGGTCGGCTCGATGCGGCGCTGGTGGATGGCCCCCTGGAACTGGCCGGGCTCGACGGGGTGCCCTTGTGCGACGAGCGCCTGGTGCTGATTAGCGAGGCCGACCATCCACCCGTGCGCAGCGCGCTGGATGTGCAAGGTCGCTCGGTGTTCACCTTTCGCCAGGGCTGCTCCTACCGCATGCGACTGGAAGCCTGGTTCGCCCATAACCACGCGGCCATGGGCCGGGCGATGGAGATCGAGTCCTATCCGGGGATGCTGGCATGTGTGATTGCCGGTTCAGGTGTGGCGCTGATGTCGGAGTCGATGCTCGCCAGTCTGCCGGGTCGTGAGAGTGTGGCCGTGCATCCGTTGGCCGAGCCGTTCGCCAGTGCTACCACCTGGCTGATGTGGCGCAAGGGCATGGTCGGGGCCAACCTGAATGCCTGGATCGAGCAGCAACAGGTGGTTTTTCCACCGGCACGGGTGCGGGCACGGGAAATTGCCTGA
- a CDS encoding nuclear transport factor 2 family protein: MNEHDQVLKAAADLVSAFARNDREAYFSAFSADASFVFYTLEQPLLSRDAYQAMWDGWRCEDGFEVLSCTSSNAFVSLQGDVAIFIHDVATELRMQGEQHFSQERETIVFKKQASGQEQQGLWLACHEHLSAMPEGLPSP; this comes from the coding sequence ATGAACGAACATGATCAGGTCTTGAAAGCCGCCGCCGATCTGGTGTCGGCGTTCGCCCGTAACGATCGCGAAGCCTACTTCAGCGCGTTCAGCGCCGACGCTAGTTTCGTCTTCTACACCCTCGAACAGCCCCTGCTGTCGCGCGACGCCTATCAGGCGATGTGGGACGGCTGGCGCTGCGAGGATGGCTTCGAGGTGCTCTCGTGCACCTCAAGCAACGCTTTCGTCAGCCTGCAGGGTGACGTGGCGATTTTCATCCATGACGTAGCCACCGAGTTGCGCATGCAAGGGGAGCAACACTTCAGCCAGGAGCGCGAGACGATTGTTTTCAAGAAACAAGCGTCTGGCCAAGAACAACAAGGCCTATGGCTGGCCTGCCACGAACATTTGTCCGCGATGCCGGAAGGGCTGCCATCCCCTTAG